A portion of the Luxibacter massiliensis genome contains these proteins:
- a CDS encoding DEAD/DEAH box helicase family protein — MANKLYAMELLTEEVAKDVAANPQEWMRFLNTASRLYRYTFPEQLLIYAQRPGATAVASMEIWNQKMYRWIKKGSKGIALIDNTSGPKTKLRYVFDVQDTYKVKNLGRDPQLWNLNPEGEQLVADYLQERLALEATEGGLAEVLHQAAEESVQAWLPDAFDELQMDVAGTFLEDLDEQNQKVEFRELMTNSVWYVLLNRCGLDVQEYLDAEDFRHITDFNQLKVIGHLGSSVNEISRPVLMQIGRYVLNDLEKDLKTVAKEKEVAYNEFNTLIRESKTRNTEDRGENKEETEHERDHLQPEWRVPDSGYQSGGDERNDREVRIDEERVSEKPQSSQIQHSDLTEPSGQSSDGNRQPGKAESRQPDVRTSGEKPGTGQNGRRDGMDQTHEPDQSTGRGTGNSGDYLQLSLFPTEEEQLGEIRKAAAALEQPAAFLISDEVVDDILRTGSGQKNTLFHITARLIEGLDNEEMQNFLKEEYETGGKGFTIDGQKISIWYDNDGIRIRRGDSARRNFDRMVTWEEAADRIRDMYEDRSYVDNLISNNAIEQEQEEMTNLLALHFRDTSRNREEQQSYSDWQDVVREAWTDSAEADAIAHRFEWLQKDMDENPEDYRRWEIQHNPEYFQRFQDLQRERSWVDQKFTVERPALSFITQDEIDAVLRRGGITAGGRNRIYEYFMEHHDIKDAAEFLKNEYGTGGAAPGIPGAYESDASHDAKGLKLAKGKIGSPDVEVLLKWNKVAERVRQLIRTDDFLSPEELEKYEERQEAQRQADLEGAQQALEVEQEGSDQQEIREENQEPSEVETQPEAVEDAEKKEDITPEQSDIPATNFHITDDELGQGTPKEKFRANIMAIQLLKKCEEENRNATPDEQEILSRYVGWGGLADAFDETKSAWETEYLELKTVLTPEEYAAARASTLNAHYTQPIVIESMYQALENLGFTKGNILEPSMGVGNFFGMLPEKLNQSKLYGVELDSISGRIAKLLYPDANIQIKGFEKTDYPNDFFDVAIGNVPFGAYKVNDRQYDRYNFMIHDYFLAKTIDQLRPGGVAALITTKGTMDKASPEVRKYLAERADLLGAIRLPNTAFKANAGTEVSADILFFQKRDSMTKEMPEWVNLGSDANGITVNQYFADHPEMILGEMKEVSGPYGMETTCMPIEGADLEVQLAEAVRNIHGNMAPAVDVDAELDDVPESIPADPNVRNYSYAVVDDQVYYRVNSLMNQVKMPAATAERVKGMVEIRDTVRELIAMQMEESVTDEEIHKQQEKLNQVYDAYTAKYGVIGSNANKRAFSDDASYCLLCSLEDLNEDGTLKRKADMFTKRTIKKAVAVTSVETATEALALSLNERAKVDLSYMAQLTGKTEEKITEELVGVIFKNPLTDQWESGDEYLSGNVREKLNTARTFAENHPEFTPNVRALEAVQPRELEASEIEVRIGATWIEPSDYQDFMGELLHTPWYLAQKEIQVKYSEVNGEWRITGKNADSPRNAFAYATYGTERANAYRILEDTLNLKDVRIYDKSVNENGDEIRVLNKKETMLASQKQDAMKAAFKDWIFKDQQRRERLVRVYNERFNSIRPREYDGSHLTFPGMNPEIELRPHQKNAVAHQLYGDNVLLAHVVGAGKTYEMVAAAMESKRLGLSQKNLFVVPNHLTEQWGAEFLQLYPGANILVATKKDFEPANRKKFCARIAMGNYDAIIIGHSQFERIPISDERQEAMLRKQIDDLEIAIQSARYEQDGGRYTVKQIEKTRKTLMTRLEKLNQKEKKDNVVTFEELGVDHLYVDEAHSYKNAFLYTKMRNVAGIAQNEAQKSADMFNKCQYLDEITGGKGITFATGTPISNSMTELYVMQRYLQNSKLQNMGLGLFDSWASTFGEVVTSIELAPEGTGYRAKSRFARFYNIPELMNMFKEIADIKTSDQLNLPVPEAEYETVVLKPTEQQKEIVASLGERAEVVRNGGVDASVDNMLKITNDGRKLALDQRLVNELLPDNPGSKVSVCAEKSYEIWKDTVVQKSAQIIFCDLSTPKGDGSFNVYDDLKQKLMAKGVPEKEIAFIHDANTEAKKTELFGKVKSGQVRFLIGSTAKMGAGTNVQDRLIALHHLDIGWKPSDLEQREGRIIRQGNHNKKVHIFRYVTESTFDSYMWQLIENKQKFISQIMTSKAPVRSCEDVDEAALSYAEVKALATGNPAVKEKMALDVDVAKLKLLKANHMNNQYRLEDDIARNFPQQIAKLTETIDSYKADLAHYQEHKITDPEQFSMEISGKVFTEKKEAGAALLAVCKDMKAVDAAMDIGNYQGFNMRIQFDSWSKEFILSVKHESVSKVHLGADALGNITRINNLLESYPEKLAEAEQRLETVQEQLTNAKEEVGKPFTKEEELNQKLERLSELNALLNMDEREDTEAEQSESKEKEERPARGSIHEKLQIYKEKSQRESENGREDRKRDFGLE; from the coding sequence ATGGCAAATAAATTATATGCAATGGAACTTCTGACGGAGGAAGTGGCAAAGGATGTTGCTGCCAATCCGCAGGAATGGATGCGGTTTCTAAATACTGCATCCAGGCTGTACCGGTACACTTTTCCGGAACAGCTCTTGATCTATGCACAGCGTCCGGGAGCAACAGCCGTGGCATCCATGGAAATCTGGAACCAGAAGATGTACCGATGGATTAAAAAGGGTTCTAAAGGAATTGCCCTGATAGATAACACATCCGGACCAAAAACGAAACTCCGATATGTTTTTGATGTGCAGGATACTTATAAGGTAAAAAATCTGGGCAGAGATCCGCAGTTATGGAATCTTAATCCAGAAGGAGAACAACTGGTGGCAGATTATCTGCAGGAGCGGCTGGCACTGGAAGCAACAGAGGGAGGATTAGCAGAGGTTCTTCACCAGGCGGCAGAAGAAAGTGTGCAGGCCTGGTTGCCGGATGCTTTCGACGAACTGCAAATGGATGTAGCCGGCACTTTTCTGGAAGATCTGGATGAACAGAATCAGAAAGTGGAGTTCCGGGAACTGATGACAAACAGTGTCTGGTATGTGTTACTGAACCGATGCGGACTGGATGTGCAGGAATATCTTGATGCAGAGGATTTTCGTCATATTACAGATTTTAACCAGTTAAAGGTTATTGGACACCTTGGAAGTTCTGTGAATGAGATCAGCAGACCGGTATTGATGCAGATTGGACGATATGTGTTGAATGACTTGGAAAAAGATCTGAAAACGGTTGCAAAAGAAAAAGAAGTAGCTTATAATGAATTTAACACGTTAATTCGTGAAAGTAAAACAAGGAACACAGAAGATAGAGGAGAAAATAAGGAGGAAACAGAGCATGAGAGAGATCACTTACAGCCAGAATGGAGAGTACCAGATTCCGGATATCAGTCTGGAGGAGACGAGAGGAACGATCGGGAAGTACGGATTGATGAGGAAAGAGTATCTGAGAAACCACAAAGTAGCCAGATTCAACATTCTGACCTTACAGAACCGTCTGGACAGTCATCTGATGGAAATCGACAGCCAGGCAAGGCAGAGAGTAGACAACCTGATGTCAGAACTTCTGGAGAAAAACCCGGCACCGGACAAAATGGCAGACGGGATGGCATGGACCAGACACATGAACCAGATCAAAGCACAGGCAGAGGAACTGGTAATTCAGGAGATTATTTACAATTAAGTCTGTTCCCGACAGAAGAGGAACAGTTAGGAGAAATAAGGAAAGCGGCAGCTGCATTAGAACAGCCAGCCGCTTTTCTTATTTCTGATGAAGTAGTAGATGATATTCTCCGCACGGGAAGTGGACAGAAAAATACACTGTTTCATATTACGGCAAGACTGATTGAAGGTCTGGATAATGAAGAAATGCAGAACTTCCTGAAGGAGGAATATGAAACAGGTGGAAAAGGATTTACCATAGATGGACAGAAAATCAGTATCTGGTATGACAATGATGGTATCCGTATCCGACGGGGAGATTCCGCCAGAAGAAACTTTGATCGCATGGTTACGTGGGAAGAAGCGGCGGACAGAATCCGGGATATGTATGAGGATAGAAGTTACGTGGATAATCTGATTTCCAATAACGCCATTGAACAGGAGCAGGAAGAAATGACCAATCTTCTTGCACTCCATTTTCGGGATACCAGCAGAAACCGGGAGGAGCAGCAATCATATTCGGATTGGCAGGATGTCGTGCGGGAAGCTTGGACAGATTCAGCGGAAGCAGATGCAATTGCCCATCGCTTTGAATGGCTGCAGAAAGATATGGATGAGAATCCAGAAGATTATCGCAGGTGGGAGATTCAGCATAATCCGGAATATTTCCAGCGTTTTCAGGATCTCCAGAGGGAGCGTTCCTGGGTAGACCAGAAATTTACGGTCGAACGTCCGGCCCTTTCCTTTATCACACAGGATGAGATAGATGCAGTCCTTAGAAGAGGCGGGATCACTGCCGGAGGACGGAATCGGATCTATGAGTATTTCATGGAACATCACGATATAAAGGATGCAGCTGAGTTTCTGAAAAATGAGTATGGTACAGGTGGAGCAGCACCTGGGATACCGGGAGCGTATGAATCCGATGCTTCCCATGATGCGAAAGGATTAAAACTTGCGAAAGGGAAGATTGGCAGTCCAGATGTAGAAGTTCTATTAAAGTGGAATAAGGTTGCAGAACGTGTCCGTCAGCTGATTCGCACCGATGATTTCTTATCACCGGAAGAACTGGAAAAGTATGAAGAACGGCAGGAAGCACAGAGACAGGCGGATCTGGAAGGAGCTCAGCAGGCTTTGGAAGTGGAGCAGGAAGGCTCTGATCAGCAGGAAATACGAGAGGAAAATCAGGAACCGTCGGAAGTTGAGACACAACCGGAAGCAGTAGAAGATGCAGAAAAAAAGGAAGATATAACACCAGAACAGTCTGATATTCCAGCAACAAACTTCCATATCACAGATGATGAACTGGGACAGGGAACACCAAAGGAAAAGTTCCGTGCTAATATCATGGCAATCCAGCTTTTAAAGAAATGCGAGGAAGAAAACCGCAATGCCACACCAGACGAACAGGAGATTTTATCCCGATATGTAGGATGGGGAGGTCTTGCTGATGCTTTCGATGAAACAAAATCCGCATGGGAGACGGAATATCTGGAATTAAAGACAGTCCTTACACCGGAAGAATATGCAGCAGCCAGAGCTTCTACCTTAAATGCCCATTACACACAGCCAATCGTGATTGAAAGTATGTATCAGGCGTTGGAAAATCTGGGATTTACAAAAGGAAATATCCTGGAGCCATCCATGGGTGTTGGTAACTTCTTTGGAATGCTTCCTGAGAAGCTGAACCAGTCAAAACTCTATGGTGTGGAACTGGACAGTATCAGCGGTAGAATTGCAAAACTGCTTTACCCAGATGCCAATATCCAGATTAAAGGTTTTGAGAAGACAGATTATCCGAATGATTTCTTCGATGTGGCAATCGGAAATGTGCCATTTGGAGCTTATAAAGTGAATGACAGGCAATATGACCGCTATAATTTTATGATTCACGATTATTTTCTGGCAAAGACAATCGACCAGTTGCGTCCGGGTGGTGTGGCAGCTTTGATCACAACAAAAGGAACCATGGATAAAGCATCACCGGAAGTCCGAAAGTATCTGGCAGAACGTGCCGATCTCCTTGGAGCCATCCGCCTGCCGAACACAGCATTCAAAGCAAATGCAGGAACGGAAGTCAGTGCAGATATTTTATTCTTCCAGAAGCGTGACAGCATGACAAAAGAGATGCCGGAGTGGGTGAATCTTGGAAGTGATGCCAATGGAATTACGGTCAATCAGTATTTTGCAGACCATCCGGAAATGATTCTGGGTGAGATGAAAGAGGTATCCGGTCCGTATGGTATGGAAACAACCTGTATGCCGATAGAAGGTGCTGATCTTGAAGTCCAGCTTGCAGAAGCTGTCAGGAATATTCATGGAAATATGGCACCTGCAGTTGATGTGGATGCAGAACTGGATGATGTACCAGAGAGTATCCCGGCAGATCCGAATGTTCGTAATTACAGTTATGCGGTTGTAGATGATCAGGTATATTACCGTGTTAACTCTCTGATGAATCAGGTAAAGATGCCTGCCGCTACTGCAGAACGTGTAAAAGGTATGGTGGAGATCCGAGACACGGTGCGTGAACTGATTGCCATGCAGATGGAAGAATCCGTAACAGATGAAGAAATTCACAAACAGCAGGAGAAATTGAATCAAGTATATGATGCTTACACAGCAAAGTATGGAGTCATTGGAAGTAATGCAAACAAGCGGGCGTTTTCTGATGACGCTTCTTATTGTCTGTTGTGTTCTCTGGAAGACCTGAACGAAGATGGAACATTGAAGCGAAAAGCAGACATGTTTACGAAACGAACCATCAAAAAGGCAGTGGCGGTAACCAGTGTGGAAACTGCGACAGAAGCCTTAGCATTATCATTGAATGAAAGAGCAAAGGTGGATCTGTCCTATATGGCACAGCTGACAGGAAAGACAGAAGAAAAAATCACGGAGGAACTGGTTGGAGTTATATTTAAGAACCCACTGACAGACCAGTGGGAGAGTGGAGATGAGTATTTATCTGGAAATGTCAGGGAGAAGTTAAACACAGCAAGAACCTTTGCAGAGAATCACCCGGAATTCACACCGAATGTCCGTGCATTGGAAGCAGTTCAGCCAAGAGAACTGGAAGCATCTGAAATCGAAGTAAGGATTGGGGCAACCTGGATTGAACCATCGGATTATCAGGACTTTATGGGGGAACTGCTTCATACTCCGTGGTATCTTGCACAGAAGGAGATACAGGTAAAATATTCTGAGGTGAATGGTGAGTGGCGGATTACCGGGAAAAATGCAGACAGTCCAAGAAATGCGTTTGCCTATGCAACGTATGGAACCGAGAGGGCAAATGCTTACCGGATTCTGGAAGATACACTGAATCTGAAAGATGTTCGTATCTATGATAAGAGTGTCAATGAAAATGGGGATGAGATTCGTGTCCTCAATAAAAAAGAAACTATGCTGGCATCACAGAAACAGGATGCCATGAAAGCAGCATTTAAGGATTGGATTTTCAAAGATCAACAGAGACGTGAAAGACTGGTAAGAGTTTATAATGAACGGTTTAACAGTATCCGTCCCCGTGAATACGATGGCAGTCATCTGACTTTCCCAGGAATGAACCCGGAAATTGAACTTCGCCCACATCAGAAAAATGCTGTCGCACATCAGCTTTACGGGGATAATGTGCTTCTGGCTCATGTAGTAGGAGCTGGGAAGACCTACGAGATGGTAGCGGCTGCAATGGAGAGCAAACGTCTGGGATTATCACAAAAGAATCTATTTGTCGTGCCGAACCATCTGACAGAGCAGTGGGGAGCCGAGTTCCTGCAGTTATATCCGGGAGCCAATATCCTGGTGGCAACCAAGAAAGATTTTGAACCGGCGAACCGGAAAAAGTTCTGTGCCAGAATCGCTATGGGAAACTATGATGCGATTATCATCGGTCATTCCCAGTTTGAGCGTATCCCAATCTCTGATGAGAGGCAGGAAGCCATGCTGCGGAAGCAGATTGACGATCTGGAAATCGCAATCCAGAGTGCAAGATATGAGCAGGATGGCGGCCGCTATACGGTAAAGCAGATTGAAAAGACCAGAAAAACGCTGATGACAAGACTGGAGAAGCTGAATCAGAAAGAGAAAAAGGATAATGTAGTTACCTTTGAAGAACTGGGAGTGGATCATCTGTATGTAGACGAGGCACACAGTTATAAAAATGCGTTCCTTTATACAAAAATGAGAAATGTAGCCGGAATTGCCCAGAACGAAGCACAGAAATCAGCAGATATGTTTAATAAATGTCAGTATCTGGATGAGATTACCGGTGGAAAAGGCATTACCTTTGCAACGGGCACACCGATCAGCAACAGCATGACGGAACTTTATGTCATGCAGAGATATCTGCAGAACAGCAAATTACAGAATATGGGCTTGGGATTATTTGATTCCTGGGCATCCACGTTTGGAGAGGTTGTGACCAGCATTGAACTTGCACCGGAAGGAACCGGATACCGAGCAAAATCCAGATTCGCCAGATTCTATAATATCCCGGAACTGATGAATATGTTCAAGGAGATTGCAGATATCAAGACTTCGGATCAGTTGAATCTTCCAGTACCGGAAGCGGAATACGAAACTGTAGTATTGAAACCAACAGAACAGCAGAAAGAAATCGTAGCAAGCCTAGGAGAGCGTGCGGAAGTGGTAAGAAACGGTGGCGTAGATGCTAGTGTAGACAATATGCTGAAAATTACCAATGACGGAAGAAAACTGGCACTGGATCAGCGATTGGTCAATGAACTATTGCCAGACAATCCGGGCAGTAAAGTGTCGGTCTGTGCAGAAAAAAGCTATGAAATCTGGAAAGATACAGTTGTACAGAAATCGGCGCAGATCATTTTTTGTGACTTGAGCACACCGAAAGGCGATGGCAGTTTCAATGTTTACGATGACTTGAAACAGAAGCTGATGGCGAAAGGTGTACCGGAAAAAGAAATTGCATTCATTCATGATGCAAATACCGAAGCAAAGAAGACGGAGCTGTTTGGAAAAGTAAAATCTGGGCAGGTTCGTTTTTTGATTGGTTCAACAGCAAAGATGGGTGCCGGTACCAACGTGCAGGATCGTCTGATTGCTCTGCATCATCTGGATATTGGCTGGAAACCGTCTGATCTGGAGCAGAGGGAAGGACGTATCATCCGGCAGGGAAATCACAATAAAAAGGTTCATATCTTTCGGTATGTGACAGAATCCACCTTCGACAGCTACATGTGGCAGTTGATCGAGAATAAACAGAAGTTCATCTCCCAGATTATGACGAGCAAAGCACCGGTCAGAAGCTGCGAAGATGTGGACGAAGCAGCACTGTCCTATGCAGAGGTTAAGGCACTGGCAACTGGAAATCCGGCAGTAAAAGAAAAGATGGCACTGGACGTGGATGTGGCAAAACTGAAACTTTTAAAAGCCAATCACATGAATAACCAGTACCGTCTGGAAGATGATATTGCAAGAAATTTTCCACAGCAGATTGCAAAATTGACCGAGACTATTGATAGCTACAAAGCGGATCTTGCCCATTATCAGGAGCATAAAATCACAGATCCAGAACAGTTTTCCATGGAGATCAGCGGCAAAGTATTTACAGAAAAGAAAGAAGCAGGAGCGGCACTACTGGCAGTCTGCAAGGACATGAAAGCAGTCGATGCAGCAATGGATATCGGAAACTATCAGGGATTCAACATGAGAATCCAGTTCGACAGCTGGAGTAAGGAGTTTATCCTGTCTGTGAAGCATGAATCGGTATCGAAAGTTCATCTGGGAGCAGATGCCCTGGGAAATATCACCCGTATCAATAATCTTCTGGAAAGCTATCCGGAGAAACTGGCAGAAGCGGAGCAACGATTGGAAACGGTACAGGAGCAGCTTACAAATGCCAAAGAGGAAGTTGGAAAGCCATTCACAAAAGAAGAGGAACTGAACCAGAAACTGGAGCGACTGTCAGAACTAAATGCCCTTCTTAATATGGATGAACGGGAAGACACAGAAGCAGAGCAGTCAGAATCGAAAGAGAAAGAAGAACGACCGGCACGTGGTTCTATCCATGAGAAATTGCAGATTTATAAAGAAAAAAGCCAGCGGGAAAGCGAGAATGGCAGGGAAGATAGAAAACGGGACTTCGGTCTGGAATAA